From one Rhodovulum sp. ES.010 genomic stretch:
- the fabZ gene encoding 3-hydroxyacyl-ACP dehydratase FabZ — protein MTSSPVADADIQLIQKIIPHRYPFLLIDRVTRIVPNESAVGIKNVTVNEPHFQGHFPGIPIMPGVTVVEAMAQTAAVMVGLSLDMVNSEMLVYFMAIDKCKFRRKVVPGDVLELHITVKRKGAKVWKFEGAAMVGDEVAAEAEFTAMMDNPGD, from the coding sequence ATGACAAGTTCGCCCGTAGCGGATGCCGATATCCAGCTCATCCAGAAGATCATCCCGCATCGTTACCCGTTCCTGTTGATCGACCGGGTGACGCGGATCGTCCCGAACGAAAGCGCGGTGGGGATCAAGAACGTCACGGTGAACGAGCCGCATTTCCAGGGTCATTTCCCCGGCATCCCGATCATGCCGGGCGTCACCGTCGTCGAGGCGATGGCGCAAACCGCGGCCGTGATGGTGGGACTCTCGCTCGACATGGTGAACAGCGAGATGTTGGTCTATTTCATGGCCATCGACAAATGCAAGTTTCGCCGCAAGGTGGTGCCAGGCGATGTGCTGGAACTGCACATCACGGTGAAGCGCAAGGGCGCGAAGGTCTGGAAATTCGAGGGCGCGGCCATGGTCGGCGACGAGGTCGCCGCCGAGGCCGAGTTCACCGCCATGATGGACAACCCCGGGGACTGA